The DNA region TTTCCATGGATTATTTCAAGCAAAAAATTAAAAAAGGTGAAGTTGGTTCTTCAGCAATGCCACATAAAGTAAACCCTATAGATTTTGAAAACTCGGAAGGAAACTTAGGTATTGCAAATGCATTGTTTGAGCACCTTTCAGCTAAACTTCCTGTATCAAGATTACAACGTGATCTAACAGATAGTACGGTTCTTAGGAACGCGGGTATGCCATTTGCACATACTATTATCGCTTTTCAATCCACTTTAAAAGGTTTGAACAAGCTTTTATTGAATAAAGAAAAATTTGAACAAGACTTAGAAAATAACTGGGCGGTAGTGGCCGAAGCTATTCAGACTATATTAAGAAGAGAAGGCTACCCTAATCCGTACGAAGCTCTAAAAGGACTTACACGCACCAATACAAAAATAAACCAGAATTCAATTGCCGAGTTTATTGATACGCTTGAGGTTTCAGATGCAATTAAACAAGAGTTAAAAGTAATTACGCCAAGTAACTACACTGGTATCTAAAAATTACAATTTCCCTAGTATAAAAAAAAGGCCGCAATTGCGGCCTTCTTCGGGGGATAATGGTTAGTGTTTATGTAAAAATTATCCTTTCTTTTGTATTTCCACTTGATGTGGGTAAGGGATTTCAATTCCAGCTTTATCAAGTGCCAGCTTACAGTTTTCCAACGTTCCAAAATATACATCCCAATAGTGCTCTGGCTTACAGAACGGTCGTACTGCAAAATTTACTGAACTATCCGCCAATTCTGAAACATTTACTGAAGGCGCTGGATCTTGTAAAACTTTTGGATCAGAGGTAAGTACATTTAGCAACACTTCTTTTGCTGTTTTAATATCCTCTCCATAACCTACACCTATAGTAGTATCCACTCTCATCTTACCTTCAGCAGTATAGTTCACTATATTTCCGTTAGCCATGGCTCCATTAGGAACTATAGCTAATTTACTATCTGGAGTAACCAGTTTGGTCGTGAAAATCTCTATTTCTTTTACAACACCTAGAACTCCCTGAGCCTCAATCAAATCTCCTATTTTGTATGGCTTGAATATTATTAGCAATACTCCACCTGCAAAGTTTGATAACGAACCTTGCAAGGCAAGACCAATAGCAAGACCGGCAGCGGCAATGATAGCGGCAAAACTAGTAGTTTCTACCCCTAATTTTGAGATTACCATTATAATCAAGAAAATGGTAAGTCCCCATTTTACCAAACTCAACAAAAACTTCTGTAGAGATTCGTCATAATTCTTTTTGGACATGCCTTTACCCAGCACGTTCATGATTTTCTTAATAATCCATGAACCTATTATATAGATTAAGATTGCGCCAATTACTTTAGGTCCATATTCAACCGCAAAATCAATGCCTTTGTTCATCCATACTTCTGCTTGTTCCATAATCTTAAATAGTTTTCTGGTTAATGTTATACTAGGTAAGACACTAGATTTATTAAAAGGTCACAAAAACTTTCATTTTTATTCAAAAAAAAAAGCAAGCCAGTATACTGGCTTGCTTATTTTCAGTTAAAATTCTACTTTATTTTATTTCATAAAACTCAATGCTTCAGATAGTTCACCTCCGTCTATATTAGATTTTTCAAGTGCTTGAATAAATTGAATCATTTTGGCCGGATTCATGTTATTTCCTAAAACCCGTACAACCAAAAAGCCTTTTTCATCGTTATCTCCATAAATAACCACCTCATCAATTGCATCATCATCACCCAAATATTTAATGGTTGCCTTACCAAAATCCGTATTCATTTTCATGAGTTCGGTAAAATCTTCATTCGCCATTATAGATTTTATAACGGTCTTTTCTTTTTGAAAATCCGCTTGATTGTCTTCCGTCTTTTTAAAAGCCAAAACATTAAGTTTCTTTAATGACCCTAGACTCTCCTTCTGTTCATGGGACAACTGCGCTTCCTTTATATTTAATAACCCTACCGGCAAATCAAGAGTTAGGAAATTTGGATTTTCAGAATTGGCAACATAATACTGTTGCAAGCTAGGTGTAGAGTTACAGGCGCTCACTACTACTAATAACAGCACAGCAGCAATTATTGTTATTCTTTTCATACGAATGTTCTTTATAGAATTAGACTTGATGCGTTATTTACCTACCACCTACTTCATTTAGCTCATTAGGCAGATTCATTTTTCGGGTCAGAGCACCAATTTTATTTAAATCAATATCTCCGGTCATAGAAACAAGCACACTTTCAAATTTTCTATGCTCAATCCCGAACTCATCACTATTAATATCTGATACGAACAAGAGCAGTTCACTAACATGGTCTTCATCCCTACCTTGCTTAATATAGAATTTTACGGTAGCATCTTTATCTCGTACTTTCATCAATTCTTCCAATGAAGAAGATTTAAGATATTTTTTTACCGTTCTCCCCATGTCTTCAGATATTTTAGAATCTTCCGTAATGAATACTTTTATTCCGTCTAGTCCCTGAGCTACGTCTGCAAAATCTTGAGCATCTTGGTCACTCTCATCAAAAGCAGCAATGTTGCCCGCTAGTCTGATCATACTTTTGTTTACCGTTACCGAACCTACGTTCTTCATATTATCGTATTTATCAAATATAGATTGAGAAATACCAAGAAAGGGTAACACCGCTAATACTAGAAATACACTTAATTTTTTCATGACTGTTCGTTTTAAGATTAATGATTCTTTTTTGATTATTGATTGATGATAATTAATTACTATCTATTCTTACCCGCTTCGTTCAATTCTTCGGGCAAATTCATTTTTTTGGTCAACGACCCAATTTTATTCAAGTCTATATCACCGGTTAAGGATAACAGCACGGTTTCCACCTTTCTACCGTTTACATTTACATCATTGGTAATGCCTGTTACGAACATTAAAAGTTCACTAACATGATCATCATCTTTCCCCGCACGGATATAGAACTTTACATTGGCATCTTTATCCTTTACCCGCATAAGCTCTTCTAACTTGGCCGATTTAAGATACTTGTCTACCGATAATTTCATATCGCCAGCAATAGCCTTGTCCTCTGTAATGAAAACCTTTAGATTATTTAAACTCTTGGCTATATCCATAAAATCCTTGGCCTCCGGATCATCTACCTCAACATCTATTTTGCTTAACAAATTGAACATGCTGCGGTTTACTACTACCGCACTCACCTTATCCAAGTCTTCATATTTATCGAATAGAGACTGCGAAAAGCCCATAACCGGCAACACTGCAACCATTAGGATTAATACTATCTGTTTCATTTTTCGGGTTTTTGTTTTATTTTTCATTGTAAATCTTTTGTTTTGCTTCTTCAAACTCATTTAAATACGCCATCTTCTCCGTACCTCTTTCCATATTCTGAGCTAACATATCCAATGCTTTTATTGTTTCATTGTATGCATATAAAGCCTGTTGTTGCTCTAATTCTTTTTCATCGTAATACGTCTTGCCAAAATACAGGCCAAACATCATTACTACTGCCGCTGCAACCGACATCCACTTATAGGAAACTTTAAAACTCTCTTTAACCTCAGGCTCTAAAACAACCTCTTGATCAAACTTTTCTTTTTTAGCACTACCCATAAATCTGAACATGGGCGCATATTGTTGTAAGTTTTCAGGAATATCATCTTTAGAAAAATAGTCCTTTAGCTGATTTTCTTCAGCAACCGTTGTATCTGCTTCAAAGTATTTTTCAAGCAATTTTTCTATTTTATCCAATTCCATAGCTGTGTTTTTTTATTAATTTATCTCTCACCGTTTTTCTAGCCCGAGATAAGGCTACCCTAACTGCCGTAGGCTTCATTTCTAACATATCGGCAATTTCATCATAGTCATATTCTTCAACGTCCCGTAACTGTAAAACCATTTTTTGCTGTTCGGGCAAATCTTCCATTATTCTTTGTACCCACGTAACACTATCGTTTGCTTCAATTTTTTTCTGAAGCGAACTCCCTTTCTCCTCATAATTAGTATGAACAAGTTTTAAATTTCCTGCCTGTTTGGATTTCAACCGGTCTAAACAGAAATTTTTGGTCATGGTCATTGCAAACGCCTCTACGTTCTTATACTCGCCCATATTTTTTTTCTTGTTCCAAAGCTTCAATAAGACCTCCTGCGTGGCATCCTCGGCTTCTTCTCTAGATGTTAGCAACCGTTTGGCTAAACGGAATAACTTATCTTGAAAAGGACCAACAATTTTTAAAAAATCTGCCTGTTGCATTATCTGGTTAGGTTACTTTTGAATGCCTTTATAAGGCGCTACATAAGGAAGACGAGACACTCTTAATTATGTTACAATATTTTTTTTTAATTTTATACTTGTAAGTTATTACTACAACTTTTAACTAACTCCCTACGTATATTAATTTATAAGTTTAATTAAACTCCCCCGTTATATTATCACCTCTCTTTGGAACGATAATTGATTTGGTAGTTTTGTACTACAACTAAAAACTATGAAAAAGTATCTCTTATTGTTTTTACTCTCTGCGTTTATATTCACCAGTTGTTCCAACGATGATAATATTTTTCCTGATGACCGGGAGGAAATTGTTGAAGAGGAATCAAAAACAGCAAACGATTACCCTGTACAAAATTTTATGTATCAGGTGATGAACAACTTTTATTTTTGGCAAGGGGACGTACCTGCTTTGGATGATAGTAAATTTGAAAGTCTTGACGACCCTGATTATATTTCTTTTTTAGCTTCCGAGTCCGAACCTGCAACCTTTTTTAATGATTTGTTGTTTTTAGAAGATAGGTTTACTTTTTTGACAGAGGACTATCAAGACCTTGTGAGCTCTCTACAAGGTATCTCCAAGAGCAATGGAATGGAGTATGGTCTTTCATATTTTGGTGATAACAATGATGTTTTTGGTTATGTTGAATACGTCGTAAATGATTCCGACGCCGAAAAACAAGGAATTGAACGAGGTGATATTTTTACTACCGTAGATGGAGTGCAACTCTTTTACAATTCGGCCACAGACAACAATTTTGATTTATTTTCCAGCGACAGCTACACTTTAGGTATGGCGGATATTGTTGACCGGACCATTACTCCAAATGACAGAAATGTAACTTTGACCAAAGAAGAGGGCCTAGCAGAAAACCCAATACTTCTCTCTAAGGTAATCGAACATAATGGATTTAAAGTGGGGTACATTATGTACAACTCTTTTGTGGCCACTTATGATGACGAACTGAATACTATTTTTGGAGATTTAAAAGCACAAAATATAGATGAACTCATTCTTGATTTTAGATATAATGGTGGGGGTCGCGTTACATCCGCCATACAAATAGCCAGTTCAGTGTATGGTACCGAGACCGACAAGCTTTTTTTAAAAGCACGTTATAATGATAAAATAATGGAGACCTTTGACCCCGGCGATGGAGAAGATAATTTTGTCGATACCACTTTTGATTCCAAAACACCATTAAACAGCCTCAATTTAAAAAGAGTTTTCGTAATTGCAACTGGTGCAACCGCCTCAGCAAGTGAACTAGTGATGAATGGACTAGAACCATATATTGATGTTGTACATATAGGTTCTGCTACCGTCGGAAAAAATGAGTTCTCAAATACTTTTGTTGATGACCGTGAGAATAATTATTTCTATGATCCTAATCGTGAAAATCAAATTAATACTGAAAATAAATGGGGTTTACAACCTTTGTTAGGTCGTAATGAAAATGCTGACGGTTTTTCAGACTACACCAATGGTTTGACGCCTGATTACCCATTAGATGAAGATGTCGCTACTTTAGGTACATTAGGAGACCCTAACGAACCACTTTTAGCCAAGACCCTGTCTGTGATTTCCGGAGAAACATCAAAAAGAAATTTTGAGCCTATTTTAAGTGTTGACTACATCTCAAATTCAAAAGATTTCAAGCCTGGTGCGAACAAGATGCTTATGGACGGACTTACAAAACCGTTAAAACTAAAATCCTCAAAATAAGATCACTATTTTTACGTTGTGATATTCAAATAGGGCTTACCCTAAATCCCACTATAACTTATATCAACAGCTATGAAAAAAAGCCTAACAGCAGGATTGTTTCTTTCACTTTTTTTAATTTTTTCGTGTTCCAAAAGTGATGATTTCTCCATTCCTGACACGGTAGACCCTGATCCAGATGCAGGTGTTGATGTACAAGATTTTATGTGGAAAGCCATGAATTTCTGGTATTTCTGGCAGGCAGATGTTGAAAACCTTTCTGATGCAAAATTCCCTAATACAGAAGAAGGCTCCGTAGCCTACACTCAATTTCTTGCCTCCGAATCAGACCCTGGGAAGTTTTTTGACGAAAAACTACTGTTCTCAGAAGACCGATTCAGTTTTTTTTCGGATGACTATGTTGAACTCACGCAATCTTTAGCCGGTATTTCTAAAAGTAACGGACTTATGTTTGGGCTAGCACGGCAAGCACAAAACAATAGTGAACTTTACGGATATGTGCAGTACATAGTTCCAAACTCAAACGCGACCACTAAAAATATAAAAAGAGGGGATCTTTTTACAGGTGTAAACGGAACCACGCTTACCGATCAAAATTACATATCCTTGCTCTTTGGAGAAAGTGATACCTATACGCTAAATATGGCAAGCATTGCTGACGGAAATGTGGAACCTAACGGCATAGATATACAATTAACCAAAGAAGTAGGGCTTAGAGAAGACCCCATTTTTCTTAATGAGGTTATAGAAATACAAAACGACAAAATTGGTTACCTTGTATATACTGGGTTTACCAATGAATATGACGAGGAACTCAACAATGTATTTACTAGATTTAAGGCAAGTGGAATAAACGAATTGGTGCTAGACCTTAGGTACAATCCCGGTGGCTCAGTTAATACAGCGGTTCTCTTGTCCAGTATGATATACGGAACCAATACCAAAGATGTTTTCCTAAAGGCTCTTTATAACGATAAATATCAAAAAATATTAGATGATAACGATACTGAACTAAGACAGTTTTTTGCCGAAAAGACAGGAAAGGGAACAGCTATCAACTCATTGAATTTAAAGAAAGTGTATATTTTAACTACTTCAGGAACGGCTTCTGCCAGTGAATTGGTGATAAACGGATTAAAACCGTATATGGATGTTATTCAAATAGGCGAAACCACACGTGGGAAAAATGAATTTTCTGTAACTATGGTAGACGATAGAGGTAATAACTATATCTACAATGCAGAAAGAGTAAGTAAAATAAACAAAAATAATAAGTGGGCCATTCAGCCCCTATTGGGAAGAAATGAAAATGCAGAAGGGTTTTCTGATTTCACCGACGGCATTGCTCCAAATGAACCGTTACAAGAAGACCTTGCCAATTTAGGCGTATTAGGCGATCTTAATGAGCCATATCTTGCAAAGGCAATAGAGCTTATAACCGGTTCTTCCGCAAAGGGTGTACAAAAAACGGAACTACCTATAGAGACCATGACAAGCTCAAAAATGTTTACGCCCTTAAAAGATAATATGTACGTTACCGATCCTCCTATAATTTGGTAACCCAACTACTGACAACAAAAAAGCTGCCTGAATTGAACCGGCAGCTTTTTGTTTATCGATCCAAAAACCTTCTAGTACTCGTAAAATTTTTGATATTTACGTCGTAATCTTGAAGGAATAGCTACCGCTTCGGGATGAAACAATCCGGCTAACAACTCTATCCCATCTACCAATGTAGCCGCAGATGATTGCGTAAACAAATCAAAATCTGCTATAAATACTTTTTGCTCCCTTACAGCCTTTATTGATGTCCAGCCTTCTTTAGTAAGCAGTAAATAGATTTCTTTTAATGTCCTTTGTTGGTTAAATCCACAAGGAGCAATTACAATAACCTCTGGATTATACTGTCTTATTTTATCCCAAGAAACAACACCACTATTTCCTGATGGGTTTGAGAGCATATCCACACCACCTGCATATCCTATTTGATGAGGAATCCAATGGCCACAATTATAAATAGGCTCTATCCACTCCAACAACAGCACTCTCTTTGTAAGAACTCTAGCTGCTCTTAGTTGGTCCACTACATAATCTATTCGCTCATTCAACTTAGACAAATACGTATAAGCCACCTCTTCTTTGTTTAATGCTTTAGCAATGGTTATAGCGTTTTCAAAGACATCGTTAAAACCAGAAGGACTGATCGATATAAGTTCCGGTTGTTTTTCAAGATTTGCGACTGCCGCTGCAGTACATTCTGTATCGATCTGGCAAACATCGCACATGTCTTGAGTAAAGATAACATCAGGTGCAATCTGTGCCAAAGCCTCTTCATCTACATAATAAAGTTTTTCACCCTCCTTTTTACTTTCTGAGAAAAATACATCTATCTCTTTGCTTGTATAGTTCTTACCCTCTAAAATGCAGCGTACCACCGGTCTTTTTTCTTCTAATGCCTGCGGCGGACACTCAAACGTAATACCATACAAATGGTCTTCCAGACCCATATCATAGAGCATTTGCGTTACCGCTGGCATAAAGGAGCAAACTTTAAGCATCAGATTTAATTAAAATATATACCTCCTGGAATAATTCCTACAGGAATAGTATTAGTTAATTCTTTTGATGTTAAATCATAAATGTACAGATCCCCTTTACTGGCATAATCTTTTGCATCGGTGCCATATAATTTTCCGTCATTAACAGTCATACTATAAAAAGAGACATCACTAATGTAAGCTTCGGTTGGTAAAGCATCTGAATCGGAACTAAAAGAATAAACTGCATTAGACATACCAAAATAAAATATATCATCTTCAACGCTCAAATCACCGGGGTGTTGAGTAGTTTCAAAATCAAAAGTTTGTGCTATGCTATTATCAGATGTACTAATTTTTGTGAGTGTCCCATTAGTTTCTGTTCCTGTGTATTCCGGTGCTCCACTACTTAATACCCATAAATTACCAACAGTATCCCATTGCATTGAATTTGGAAAATCTCCAACAACAAGTGTAGATAACACGGTGTCCGTAGAAGTATCTATTACTGAAACTTTGTTATTTTGACCGAATGCCCCTTGATGTGCAACATATACAAAATCCGTATTAGAGGTTATCGCTTCCGGTCCTAACTCGGTAGGAATGGGTTTTGAAACAGTATTCGTAGTTAAATCGATAATGGCGACAAAATCATCAGTTTCATCTGCCGTTTCCCCCCAGTTAGTAACATAACCCTTTCCATTGGCAATAGTCATATACCTAGGGTTTAAGAGTCCTTCATCAATTACCGCTTCACTTTTAAAGGTATTTCGGTTTACAACATGAATCTTATGTGAATTATTGACAACTATGTACGCTAGTTCATCATCAAACGCTATGGACTGTACTATGTTTCCAAGGTCTTCATTATTCTCTAGATTAAAAATTTCATCTTCTACAAGTAAGGAATCGTTGGATATATAAGTTACCGTTCCCGTACCATTATTGAACGGACCTTCATTTGTAATCAATATTCCGTCTTCGTAAGCTCCCTTAGCATCTTGTTCTTCTTCCATCGTAACCCCACCGTCATCATTGGAACAACTAACAGTAAATAAGGCTGACAAAGCAGCTAAAATTGATATTTGTTTAATTTTCATTACCCTCTTTTTTAAATTTTAAATTTTAGTTTTAATTGTACATTTCTGTTTGGCATAGGCCGATAAGCTACATTCTGGTAATTTTTATTGAAAAGATTATTGACCTGCAACATAGTTTCAACAATCAATTTCCCTTTCGTTTTTATGTTTCCACCAACACCTAAGTTTGAAATAGAATATCCGGGTAATGATTCTGAATTGTCCGAAGTGATAAAGACACTTCCGTTTACGGATAGTTGATAGAACAATAGCCAATCTCCAAATGCGTAACTTAGGTTTGAGTTTGCCTTATGTTCAGGCACATACATTAAAGTATTTTCTGTATCATTGTTCATTGCTTTAGTAAACCCGTAACCGTTTTTCCAACTCAGATGATGCGCTCCCCATTTCTCTTCTAATTTCAAGGAAACTTCTAGCCCATAATTAGATGCATCGTTTATATTAGTAGGAGTCCAGATTCCATCATTATTTGGCCGCCACTGAATCAGGTCTTCGGAAGCAATATAGAAAGCGGCCCAATGAAAAGTATATTTCTCCTTGTTAAGGGTATACCCTATTTCGGCTTGTAATGAAGATTCGGGCTTAACATCCGGGTTGCCCCCTGATCCACCTCCTAATACCCAATAAATCTCATTAAATGTGGGAATTCTATAGTTTTTTGAGGCGTTGAGATGAACTGAATGGCTCAAATTCAACACATACTTAACATCTAACCCATATACGAGAGGGCTGTTATAATCGTTAACAAACTCTTTTCGAAGATTGACACCATAACTAATCTTTTCACTTAAATTCTGCTTGAACAAAAATGTGGTAGCCAGTGTTTTTCTTTTGACTTTTTCAATAGAAGTTCCGTCTCCTGTGATATGGCTGTAATCGGCAATTCCATTTAATAGGATATTTTTAAAATGGACTTTATAGTCATAATTAACTAAAAACGTATTGGTATTTCCAAAAGAAAAATCTTCACGGTCTTTGTTATCAAAATATTTATACTTTTCATAAAGATACCCCGCTTTAACACGGTGAATTCTATTTTGGTTAAAATGGCTCCACTCCAATAGATTTCGAACATTAATATCTTTGTAGTTTGAGTTTGATGGGGCTGTAATCGTACCTGAAAAATCACGGTCTCCTATAAAAGTGTTATGATAAAATTTCAGTAATTGCTTCTCAGAAAGTTGATGCCCTATATTTCCATTAATATTGACGTTTTCATAGGCCCCGTTTTCATTTCTTTTATCGGTATCTAAATATTTATAATCATTATTAGATACCAGATAGTTTACACCGAAACCTATTGTTGTTTTTTCTGATCCAACTGAAGTACGGTAATTGATATTTTTAGTATCAAAACTTCCATAACCCAATAACAACTCATGATCTGAATGCTTATTAAATCGAAAAACATCATTTAAATGAATACTACCGCCAATAGCTCCACTACCAAATTGTACACTACCGCCACCACTACGAATACTAATGGAACCGTAATTCCTAGGTACAATGGTATTAAAATCAACCTGACCCGTCAGTTGTGAATTAATATTGATTCCATTCCAAATAACAGCTGTTTGTGAGGCGTTAGTACCACGGAAAGATGGAGAAGAAATCATTCCTAATCCATTTTCTTTTAAATAAATACTAGAGTTAAATTGTAAAAGATCAGTCAAAGAGCTACCATTACGGTCAACTAAAGAATCTTTCAGAACATTTACCTTTCCACTAGAAAAATGTAAAAGCCGAACATCAGTAAGAATTACTTCGTCCAAAACTGTTATGCTATCCTGTTGGGCATTGCCAAACAAAGTGCATAATAAAATAAGAATAATCAAAAATGGTCTATAATCTCTCATACCGTTAAAGACCTTTTACCCGAAAGTCTTATTTAAGGTTATGAAATTGGCAGGTCTCCTGACTTGCTCAAAGCTGTCTTACCTTCCCATCTATTTATAGACAGTGGTTTAGAAGAAAACAACATCCTCAAAAAGAGGTGCCAACTACAACTTGGCATGAACTTACAGTTGCGGGAACAGTTCCGGATTTTAACCGGATTCCCTTTTAATCGATAAAGCAGAAATATACTGCCGTATCAAACCAAAATTCGCGGCGAAGGTAATAAATTCATTGACAAATACAACCTAAAAAAAAACACCCTTCATATGAAGGGTATTTTTATCGTAAAGCATTATAATTTAATTTACTTCTAAAAGATTAACCTCAAAAACAAGTACAGAACCACCAGGAATACCACGATTGTCCGAATTGCCATAACCCAATGCCGCAGGAACTAAAAGAATACCGTTTCCACCTTCTTTGAAGTACGTAATACCTTCTGTCCAACCCGCAATAACCTGTTGTAAATTAAAAGTGATTCCCTCAGCACTACTTTCATCAAAAACAGAACCATCTAAGTAATATCCCTTGTAAGCTACGGTAACATCTGAAGTAGCTGTGGGGTTTTCGCCAGTACCTTCTTCTTCTATAACGTAATACAAACCAGAGTCACTTCTGGTGGCATCCAAACCGTTTGCCTCAACATACGCCTTAATATCCTCTTCGTTTTGAACCGTATAATCAATAACCTCCTT from Zobellia alginiliquefaciens includes:
- a CDS encoding DUF4252 domain-containing protein; this encodes MKRITIIAAVLLLVVVSACNSTPSLQQYYVANSENPNFLTLDLPVGLLNIKEAQLSHEQKESLGSLKKLNVLAFKKTEDNQADFQKEKTVIKSIMANEDFTELMKMNTDFGKATIKYLGDDDAIDEVVIYGDNDEKGFLVVRVLGNNMNPAKMIQFIQALEKSNIDGGELSEALSFMK
- a CDS encoding DUF4252 domain-containing protein; the encoded protein is MKKLSVFLVLAVLPFLGISQSIFDKYDNMKNVGSVTVNKSMIRLAGNIAAFDESDQDAQDFADVAQGLDGIKVFITEDSKISEDMGRTVKKYLKSSSLEELMKVRDKDATVKFYIKQGRDEDHVSELLLFVSDINSDEFGIEHRKFESVLVSMTGDIDLNKIGALTRKMNLPNELNEVGGR
- a CDS encoding RNA polymerase sigma factor; its protein translation is MQQADFLKIVGPFQDKLFRLAKRLLTSREEAEDATQEVLLKLWNKKKNMGEYKNVEAFAMTMTKNFCLDRLKSKQAGNLKLVHTNYEEKGSSLQKKIEANDSVTWVQRIMEDLPEQQKMVLQLRDVEEYDYDEIADMLEMKPTAVRVALSRARKTVRDKLIKKHSYGIG
- a CDS encoding S41 family peptidase; its protein translation is MKKYLLLFLLSAFIFTSCSNDDNIFPDDREEIVEEESKTANDYPVQNFMYQVMNNFYFWQGDVPALDDSKFESLDDPDYISFLASESEPATFFNDLLFLEDRFTFLTEDYQDLVSSLQGISKSNGMEYGLSYFGDNNDVFGYVEYVVNDSDAEKQGIERGDIFTTVDGVQLFYNSATDNNFDLFSSDSYTLGMADIVDRTITPNDRNVTLTKEEGLAENPILLSKVIEHNGFKVGYIMYNSFVATYDDELNTIFGDLKAQNIDELILDFRYNGGGRVTSAIQIASSVYGTETDKLFLKARYNDKIMETFDPGDGEDNFVDTTFDSKTPLNSLNLKRVFVIATGATASASELVMNGLEPYIDVVHIGSATVGKNEFSNTFVDDRENNYFYDPNRENQINTENKWGLQPLLGRNENADGFSDYTNGLTPDYPLDEDVATLGTLGDPNEPLLAKTLSVISGETSKRNFEPILSVDYISNSKDFKPGANKMLMDGLTKPLKLKSSK
- a CDS encoding DUF4252 domain-containing protein, whose translation is MKQIVLILMVAVLPVMGFSQSLFDKYEDLDKVSAVVVNRSMFNLLSKIDVEVDDPEAKDFMDIAKSLNNLKVFITEDKAIAGDMKLSVDKYLKSAKLEELMRVKDKDANVKFYIRAGKDDDHVSELLMFVTGITNDVNVNGRKVETVLLSLTGDIDLNKIGSLTKKMNLPEELNEAGKNR
- a CDS encoding S41 family peptidase yields the protein MKKSLTAGLFLSLFLIFSCSKSDDFSIPDTVDPDPDAGVDVQDFMWKAMNFWYFWQADVENLSDAKFPNTEEGSVAYTQFLASESDPGKFFDEKLLFSEDRFSFFSDDYVELTQSLAGISKSNGLMFGLARQAQNNSELYGYVQYIVPNSNATTKNIKRGDLFTGVNGTTLTDQNYISLLFGESDTYTLNMASIADGNVEPNGIDIQLTKEVGLREDPIFLNEVIEIQNDKIGYLVYTGFTNEYDEELNNVFTRFKASGINELVLDLRYNPGGSVNTAVLLSSMIYGTNTKDVFLKALYNDKYQKILDDNDTELRQFFAEKTGKGTAINSLNLKKVYILTTSGTASASELVINGLKPYMDVIQIGETTRGKNEFSVTMVDDRGNNYIYNAERVSKINKNNKWAIQPLLGRNENAEGFSDFTDGIAPNEPLQEDLANLGVLGDLNEPYLAKAIELITGSSAKGVQKTELPIETMTSSKMFTPLKDNMYVTDPPIIW
- a CDS encoding YncE family protein — encoded protein: MKIKQISILAALSALFTVSCSNDDGGVTMEEEQDAKGAYEDGILITNEGPFNNGTGTVTYISNDSLLVEDEIFNLENNEDLGNIVQSIAFDDELAYIVVNNSHKIHVVNRNTFKSEAVIDEGLLNPRYMTIANGKGYVTNWGETADETDDFVAIIDLTTNTVSKPIPTELGPEAITSNTDFVYVAHQGAFGQNNKVSVIDTSTDTVLSTLVVGDFPNSMQWDTVGNLWVLSSGAPEYTGTETNGTLTKISTSDNSIAQTFDFETTQHPGDLSVEDDIFYFGMSNAVYSFSSDSDALPTEAYISDVSFYSMTVNDGKLYGTDAKDYASKGDLYIYDLTSKELTNTIPVGIIPGGIYFN
- a CDS encoding mechanosensitive ion channel family protein, with product MEQAEVWMNKGIDFAVEYGPKVIGAILIYIIGSWIIKKIMNVLGKGMSKKNYDESLQKFLLSLVKWGLTIFLIIMVISKLGVETTSFAAIIAAAGLAIGLALQGSLSNFAGGVLLIIFKPYKIGDLIEAQGVLGVVKEIEIFTTKLVTPDSKLAIVPNGAMANGNIVNYTAEGKMRVDTTIGVGYGEDIKTAKEVLLNVLTSDPKVLQDPAPSVNVSELADSSVNFAVRPFCKPEHYWDVYFGTLENCKLALDKAGIEIPYPHQVEIQKKG
- a CDS encoding ABC transporter substrate-binding protein produces the protein MPAVTQMLYDMGLEDHLYGITFECPPQALEEKRPVVRCILEGKNYTSKEIDVFFSESKKEGEKLYYVDEEALAQIAPDVIFTQDMCDVCQIDTECTAAAVANLEKQPELISISPSGFNDVFENAITIAKALNKEEVAYTYLSKLNERIDYVVDQLRAARVLTKRVLLLEWIEPIYNCGHWIPHQIGYAGGVDMLSNPSGNSGVVSWDKIRQYNPEVIVIAPCGFNQQRTLKEIYLLLTKEGWTSIKAVREQKVFIADFDLFTQSSAATLVDGIELLAGLFHPEAVAIPSRLRRKYQKFYEY